One stretch of Streptomyces sp. MMBL 11-1 DNA includes these proteins:
- a CDS encoding HtaA domain-containing protein — protein sequence MPLSRSTRALAVALLAVLLGALLPAATAQAASRAVQGGRLDWAIKSSFQSYVTGPIAGGSWSLTGGAATVGGGQFRFHSATGSYDPDTGALSSGFSGGVHFTGHPKPDGGNELDLTISRPTVRISGGSGTLHADMVSKERGTGKVSRRSQVPLASLGLGGIDMKGGSTPIALTGVPATLTSQGAAAFAGYYTAGTPLDPISLSVDTEGAAAGPKPSAPDERKDEGGKKDTEKAAKKEKAGRFEDAAVDWGVRRTFREYVTGSIGQGAWTLADGAQDGGALFRFPQGKGTYDAKKRTLDADFGGSVRFTGAHGLDLKFAGVTVAVAQGEGTLSADVTSEGRTTEDVPLITFPAKDLTPKEGLAVLTEAPATLTADGAKAFNSLYRAGTAMDPVSLAVAVDEKARLPALPDLGSGPTAAAEPSKKAAEKASAAPAAASSGSGPGTGFLLAGGGALLLVAAVATFLARRRRAARTAPADAAPGPSRTS from the coding sequence ATGCCGTTGTCCAGATCCACCCGCGCGCTCGCCGTAGCGCTCCTCGCGGTGCTGCTGGGGGCCCTGCTCCCCGCCGCCACCGCGCAAGCGGCGAGCCGTGCGGTGCAGGGCGGCCGGCTGGACTGGGCCATCAAGTCCTCGTTCCAGAGTTACGTCACCGGTCCCATCGCGGGCGGCAGTTGGAGCCTCACCGGCGGCGCGGCCACGGTCGGCGGCGGACAGTTCCGCTTCCACTCGGCGACCGGCTCCTACGACCCGGACACCGGAGCGCTCAGCTCCGGCTTCTCCGGCGGCGTGCACTTCACCGGTCACCCGAAGCCCGACGGCGGCAACGAGCTGGACCTCACGATCAGCCGCCCCACGGTACGGATCAGCGGCGGCAGCGGCACGCTCCACGCGGACATGGTCAGCAAGGAGCGGGGGACCGGCAAGGTCTCCCGTCGCTCCCAGGTGCCGCTGGCCTCGCTCGGCCTCGGCGGGATCGACATGAAGGGCGGTTCCACCCCCATCGCCCTCACCGGCGTCCCCGCGACGCTGACCTCCCAGGGCGCCGCCGCCTTCGCCGGCTACTACACCGCGGGCACCCCGCTCGACCCGATCAGCCTCTCCGTCGACACCGAGGGCGCGGCAGCCGGACCGAAGCCGTCCGCCCCCGACGAGAGGAAGGACGAGGGCGGGAAGAAGGACACGGAGAAGGCGGCGAAGAAGGAGAAGGCGGGCCGGTTCGAGGACGCCGCCGTCGACTGGGGCGTACGCCGCACCTTCCGCGAGTACGTCACCGGCTCCATCGGCCAGGGCGCATGGACGCTCGCCGACGGCGCCCAGGACGGCGGGGCCCTGTTCCGCTTCCCGCAGGGCAAGGGGACGTACGACGCGAAGAAACGGACGCTGGACGCGGACTTCGGCGGCAGCGTCCGCTTCACCGGCGCCCACGGCCTCGACCTGAAGTTCGCCGGTGTCACCGTCGCCGTCGCCCAGGGCGAGGGCACCCTGTCGGCGGACGTCACCAGCGAGGGCCGGACCACCGAGGACGTGCCCCTCATCACCTTCCCCGCGAAGGACCTCACGCCGAAGGAGGGGCTCGCCGTCCTCACCGAGGCCCCCGCCACCCTCACCGCCGACGGCGCCAAGGCGTTCAACTCCCTGTACAGGGCGGGCACCGCGATGGACCCGGTCTCACTCGCCGTGGCAGTGGACGAGAAGGCCCGGCTGCCCGCCCTGCCGGACCTCGGCAGTGGACCGACGGCGGCTGCCGAGCCCTCGAAGAAGGCCGCGGAGAAGGCGTCCGCCGCACCGGCGGCCGCCTCGTCCGGCTCCGGTCCGGGCACGGGCTTCCTTCTCGCCGGCGGCGGCGCGCTGCTGCTCGTCGCGGCCGTCGCCACGTTCCTCGCCCGGCGCCGCCGAGCCGCGCGGACGGCCCCCGCCGACGCGGCCCCCGGCCCCTCCCGGACTTCCTGA
- a CDS encoding heme/hemin ABC transporter substrate-binding protein produces the protein MHISQAFATRSPEGPECPECPKGPCAGRACARRPARGRAAAVLTAAVALALVLTGCGTGGDSAPKPARSTADADRVEPLAAPPAPKLPVTVDSADGTEVTIDSTERIVPLTGALSEIVFTLGLGKQVVARDITATFEQAEKLPVVTRAHDVSAESVLSLKPTVVLADTTTGPAEAIGQIRDAGIPLLVVEPAKELADVGRRIDTVAEALGVPSAGTELKKRTESRIAAVQKSIPDHRGGTKPRVAFLYLRGSASVYLLGGAESGAGSLLEAAGAVDAGKESGLDKDFTAITSEALAKAAPDAILLMTKGFESVGGMDGLVKIPGIAETPAGMDRRVITIDDGVLLNYGPRTDRVLAAIVEQLYAKGGTDR, from the coding sequence GTGCACATCTCGCAGGCCTTCGCCACGAGGAGCCCCGAGGGCCCCGAGTGCCCCGAGTGCCCCAAGGGCCCCTGCGCCGGACGGGCTTGTGCCCGTCGCCCGGCCCGGGGCAGGGCGGCAGCCGTCCTCACCGCCGCCGTGGCCCTCGCCCTGGTCCTGACCGGCTGCGGCACAGGCGGCGACTCCGCGCCGAAGCCCGCCAGGAGCACCGCCGACGCCGACCGGGTCGAGCCGCTGGCCGCCCCGCCCGCGCCGAAGCTGCCGGTGACGGTCGACTCGGCGGACGGCACGGAGGTCACGATCGACTCCACCGAACGGATCGTGCCGCTGACCGGGGCGCTGAGCGAGATCGTCTTCACCCTCGGCCTCGGGAAGCAGGTGGTCGCCCGGGACATCACCGCCACCTTCGAACAGGCCGAGAAGCTCCCGGTGGTGACCCGCGCCCACGACGTGTCGGCGGAGAGCGTGCTCTCGCTGAAGCCGACGGTCGTCCTCGCCGACACCACCACCGGACCGGCCGAGGCGATCGGCCAGATCCGCGACGCCGGTATCCCGCTGCTCGTCGTCGAGCCCGCCAAGGAGCTCGCCGACGTCGGCCGCCGCATCGACACCGTCGCCGAGGCCCTCGGCGTACCGTCCGCCGGAACGGAGCTCAAGAAGCGCACCGAGTCCCGGATCGCCGCCGTCCAGAAGTCCATCCCGGACCACAGGGGCGGCACGAAGCCCCGGGTCGCCTTCCTCTACCTGCGCGGCTCGGCCTCCGTCTACCTGCTGGGCGGCGCGGAGTCCGGGGCCGGTTCGCTGCTGGAGGCGGCGGGCGCGGTGGACGCCGGAAAGGAGTCGGGGCTGGACAAGGACTTCACCGCCATCACCAGCGAGGCGCTGGCCAAGGCCGCTCCGGACGCGATCCTCCTGATGACCAAGGGGTTCGAGTCGGTCGGCGGCATGGACGGCCTGGTGAAGATCCCCGGCATCGCGGAGACCCCGGCGGGGATGGACCGCCGGGTCATCACCATCGACGACGGGGTGCTGCTCAACTACGGGCCGCGCACCGACCGGGTGCTCGCCGCGATCGTCGAGCAGCTGTACGCGAAGGGCGGCACGGACCGGTGA